The Pseudomonas sp. TH06 genome has a window encoding:
- a CDS encoding MFS transporter — translation MNKHIGTIARWRMQIFAITWLAYAAFYFTRKAFSVAKLGIGEDPTFMLDKMTMANLDAIYLAAYAIGQFTWGMLADRFGPRVVVLGGLLISAAAALVMGSFATLPIFATCMLIQGLAQSTGWSGLCKNLGSFFPSAQRGRVLGLWSSCYAFGGLVASPFAGWWAYTLIGTWHAAFISSAVVVAVVAVLFFIFQRDKPEDVGLPAVEPEPELSAAETEANSKLSVWEPLKEILRNRTVLVLGLAYFMLKPARYAILLWGPVIVFEQMPSVGKVGAAIIPTSFELAGLLGPIMIGLASDKLFGARRMPACVLSLLALTVTLALFMGALHTGSVLLVVALLFVMGLTLYGPDSMISGAAAIDFGKAKAGATAAGFVNGCGSVGAVLGGLLPGYFDSVTVFIVFAGCALFSALVLIPHWNSRPVGVMEPRASIPNCPLTIKPLRT, via the coding sequence ATGAATAAGCACATCGGCACTATTGCGCGTTGGCGCATGCAGATTTTCGCGATCACCTGGCTGGCGTACGCCGCTTTCTACTTCACCCGCAAAGCGTTCTCTGTGGCCAAACTGGGCATCGGCGAAGACCCGACGTTCATGCTCGACAAGATGACCATGGCCAACCTCGATGCGATCTATCTGGCGGCTTACGCCATTGGCCAATTCACCTGGGGCATGCTCGCTGATCGCTTTGGCCCACGAGTCGTTGTGCTCGGTGGATTGCTGATTTCCGCGGCGGCGGCGCTGGTGATGGGCAGCTTCGCGACGCTGCCGATCTTCGCCACCTGCATGCTGATCCAGGGCTTGGCGCAGTCCACGGGCTGGTCGGGCCTGTGTAAAAACCTCGGCAGTTTTTTCCCTTCCGCACAGCGCGGGCGAGTGCTCGGGTTGTGGAGTTCCTGCTACGCGTTTGGCGGTTTGGTGGCGTCGCCATTCGCCGGTTGGTGGGCTTATACGCTGATCGGTACCTGGCACGCGGCGTTTATCTCCAGTGCGGTAGTGGTCGCCGTGGTGGCTGTTCTGTTCTTTATCTTCCAGCGCGACAAACCGGAAGACGTCGGTCTGCCGGCGGTGGAACCCGAGCCGGAACTGAGCGCTGCTGAGACCGAGGCCAACAGCAAACTCAGTGTGTGGGAGCCGTTGAAGGAGATCCTGCGCAACCGCACGGTGCTGGTGCTGGGCCTGGCGTATTTCATGCTGAAACCGGCGCGTTACGCGATTCTGTTGTGGGGCCCGGTGATCGTTTTCGAGCAAATGCCCAGCGTCGGCAAGGTTGGCGCGGCGATCATTCCCACCTCTTTTGAACTGGCCGGGTTGCTCGGGCCGATCATGATCGGTCTGGCTTCGGACAAACTTTTCGGCGCCCGGCGCATGCCAGCCTGCGTGCTGAGTCTGCTGGCGCTTACCGTAACGCTGGCGCTGTTCATGGGTGCCCTGCACACCGGCAGCGTGTTGCTGGTGGTGGCATTGCTGTTTGTCATGGGCCTGACCCTGTACGGCCCGGACTCGATGATCAGCGGTGCGGCCGCCATCGACTTCGGCAAAGCCAAGGCTGGCGCCACGGCGGCCGGATTCGTCAACGGCTGCGGCTCGGTCGGCGCGGTGCTCGGTGGCTTGCTGCCGGGTTACTTCGATTCGGTGACGGTGTTCATCGTCTTCGCCGGCTGCGCGCTGTTCTCGGCGCTCGTACTGATCCCGCACTGGAACAGTCGCCCGGTCGGGGTGATGGAGCCGCGCGCGTCGATTCCCAATTGCCCGCTGACGATCAAACCGCTGCGTACCTGA